The Flavobacterium piscisymbiosum genome includes a region encoding these proteins:
- a CDS encoding calcium:proton antiporter — protein sequence MKRLLQWTIIIPALAWILFFSGLIDNSSIFQVIASILLILSVMSAVHHSEVIAERVGEPYGTIILAISITVIEVSIIVSLMLSEGTEAASLARDTVYAATMLILNGIIGLCLLIGGLKHYEQNFSVSSVTIGLVSLVSIIVFTLVFPTFTESVKGSYYSLPQLVFASIACLVIYGSFLFAQTSRYRQYFLTVGDDENEDVVEPIAIDNKTFYTSLVFLIVSLGIVVLLAKTLSPTIESIIVSYHLPKSLVGVVIAAIILLPEAIAAIIAARKNRLQTSINLALGSALASIGLTIPSVAVVCIMMDMPIILGLDIKSIVLLALSVFTVMLSLSKGKSNIVYGVVLLVNLFAFVFLMIYP from the coding sequence ATGAAAAGATTACTTCAATGGACGATCATCATTCCGGCACTTGCCTGGATTCTTTTTTTTAGCGGACTTATAGACAACAGCAGCATTTTTCAGGTTATTGCCAGTATATTGCTTATCCTTAGTGTTATGTCGGCCGTGCATCATTCAGAAGTAATAGCAGAAAGAGTTGGAGAGCCTTACGGAACCATTATTTTGGCCATATCTATAACCGTTATTGAAGTTTCGATTATTGTATCGCTCATGCTTTCAGAAGGAACTGAAGCAGCTTCTTTAGCCCGAGATACGGTTTATGCGGCTACAATGCTTATTCTAAATGGAATTATTGGCCTTTGCCTTTTAATTGGCGGACTAAAACATTACGAACAAAATTTTTCTGTTTCTTCGGTAACTATTGGTTTGGTTTCATTGGTTTCGATTATAGTATTTACATTGGTCTTCCCTACTTTTACCGAAAGTGTTAAAGGATCTTATTACTCCTTACCACAACTTGTTTTTGCTTCGATTGCATGTCTTGTTATTTATGGCTCTTTTCTGTTTGCACAAACAAGCAGGTACAGGCAATATTTTCTAACTGTTGGCGATGACGAAAACGAAGATGTAGTTGAGCCCATTGCAATCGATAATAAAACCTTTTACACCAGTCTTGTTTTCCTGATCGTAAGTTTAGGTATTGTGGTTTTATTGGCTAAAACCCTATCTCCTACTATCGAAAGTATTATTGTGAGTTATCATCTTCCAAAATCTTTGGTTGGAGTTGTAATTGCTGCAATAATTTTACTTCCGGAAGCTATTGCTGCTATTATTGCGGCAAGAAAAAACAGACTTCAAACCAGTATCAATTTAGCTTTGGGTTCTGCATTGGCAAGTATTGGTTTAACTATTCCAAGTGTGGCAGTAGTTTGCATTATGATGGATATGCCTATTATTTTGGGACTTGATATAAAATCGATTGTTCTGCTGGCATTATCAGTGTTTACCGTAATGTTGTCCTTAAGCAAAGGAAAATCGAATATTGTTTACGGTGTAGTACTTCTGGTGAATTTATTTGCTTTTGTATTTTTGATGATATATCCTTGA
- a CDS encoding serine hydrolase domain-containing protein, translating into MKNSYFFYIFLFLNIFHISGQTKNKIDDSLLREMTDSISSKHYPGIHSVLISKDKQLVYEQYFNGYKRDSLHDSRSSFKSIASLLVGIAIDKGFIKNINQKVYEFFPEYPYLKTDPLKKNMTIKNLLEMKSGFDCEEFNDTKDCEDEMSSSKNWVGYSLNLPMKDKPGEVWAYTSIDPVILSGVMRKATKMSVMDFAKKYLFEPLGITNYKWTIDPSGNGMTAGSFYIKPKDMLKIGQMVKDKGIWEGKQIISKKWILESTLCDILIPDFSYMKTSKSKIGSPQPAYYGYYWYRETLKTKDLEENLLFASGNGGQYIFIIENLNLTVVFTQGNYQSFKAKQAFEIMAKYILPQFKN; encoded by the coding sequence ATGAAAAACAGTTACTTTTTTTATATTTTTCTATTCTTGAACATCTTTCATATATCTGGTCAAACTAAAAATAAAATTGATGATTCTCTTTTGCGTGAAATGACCGATTCTATTTCCAGTAAACATTATCCCGGTATTCATAGCGTACTAATTTCAAAAGACAAACAATTAGTTTATGAACAATATTTTAATGGCTATAAGAGAGATTCTCTTCACGATTCCCGTTCTTCTTTTAAATCTATAGCAAGTTTACTCGTTGGAATAGCGATCGATAAAGGATTTATCAAAAATATAAACCAGAAAGTTTATGAGTTTTTTCCTGAATATCCATACCTTAAAACAGATCCATTAAAAAAAAATATGACGATTAAAAACCTACTTGAAATGAAATCAGGTTTTGATTGTGAGGAATTTAATGATACAAAAGATTGTGAGGACGAAATGAGTTCCAGCAAAAACTGGGTCGGGTACTCTTTGAATCTTCCTATGAAAGACAAACCTGGCGAAGTATGGGCTTATACCTCAATAGATCCCGTAATCCTGAGCGGAGTCATGCGCAAAGCAACAAAAATGTCTGTTATGGATTTTGCTAAAAAATATTTATTCGAACCTCTTGGAATCACAAATTATAAATGGACAATCGATCCAAGCGGAAATGGTATGACAGCAGGATCTTTCTACATTAAACCTAAAGATATGCTTAAAATAGGGCAGATGGTAAAAGACAAGGGCATTTGGGAAGGCAAACAAATCATTTCGAAAAAATGGATTTTAGAGTCTACTCTTTGTGATATCCTAATTCCTGATTTCTCCTATATGAAAACCAGTAAAAGTAAAATTGGATCTCCGCAACCGGCTTATTATGGTTATTATTGGTATCGCGAAACCCTGAAAACAAAAGATCTTGAGGAGAATTTACTCTTTGCATCCGGTAATGGAGGCCAGTATATTTTTATAATCGAAAATTTAAATTTAACTGTTGTTTTCACGCAAGGAAACTATCAATCGTTTAAAGCAAAACAGGCTTTCGAAATTATGGCAAAATATATTTTACCTCAATTTAAAAACTGA
- a CDS encoding serine hydrolase yields the protein MKKVRIRFASVLFVCLASTTAFAQLSSAKIDLVMQNALQKFKVAGASIAVVKDGKIIHSKGYGISSIETKKPVDEYTNFQIASNTKAFTTAALSILEDQGKIKWTDKVKDYLPEFKMYNDYVTENFNIQDLLTHRSGLGLGVGDLMFFPDGSNFTVTDVMKSFQHFKPVSAFRTQFDYDNLLYIVAGEVIAKVSGMSYEQFVQQRIIAPLQMNHTFVGPLLKDKTNLAVPHSSVSGTIKTINSYDIGIGSAAGGIYSNVADMSKWMITRLNKGQYGDDLKSSLFSLKNHDEMWRIHTVMPADPNPRYNSHFNGYGLGWGISDAKGNLKVEHTGGLPGMLSIVTLFPDLNLGIVVLTNTENGGAGLFMAVSNTIADSYLGLDDFGWTDKMAEWMSQDKNTSDDVTINTWKKVTAAKNTKVNNEDFIGIYEDSWFGKAEVFVKNKQLWIKCLRSPKLNGPLAFYDTNTFAVKWEYQAMNCDAFVTFSVDEKGKGQSIKMKGISPNIDFSFDFQDLDFKRVEK from the coding sequence ATGAAAAAAGTGAGAATTCGTTTCGCTTCGGTACTCTTTGTTTGTTTGGCCTCAACAACTGCATTTGCCCAATTATCATCTGCAAAAATTGATTTGGTAATGCAAAATGCTTTGCAAAAGTTTAAAGTTGCGGGAGCATCAATTGCTGTTGTGAAAGATGGAAAAATAATTCACTCGAAGGGATATGGAATTAGTTCTATTGAAACCAAAAAACCTGTAGACGAATACACAAATTTTCAAATAGCATCTAACACCAAGGCTTTTACAACCGCTGCGCTTTCTATTTTAGAAGATCAAGGTAAAATAAAATGGACAGATAAAGTAAAAGATTATTTGCCGGAATTTAAAATGTACAACGATTATGTTACAGAGAATTTCAATATACAAGATTTATTAACTCATCGCAGCGGACTAGGATTAGGTGTTGGTGATTTGATGTTTTTTCCTGATGGATCTAATTTTACAGTTACAGATGTGATGAAAAGTTTTCAGCATTTTAAACCAGTTTCTGCCTTTAGAACCCAATTTGATTATGATAATTTACTGTACATCGTTGCCGGAGAAGTAATTGCTAAAGTTAGCGGTATGAGTTATGAGCAATTTGTACAACAAAGAATTATAGCGCCTTTGCAAATGAATCATACGTTTGTGGGACCTTTATTAAAAGACAAAACGAATCTTGCTGTACCCCACTCTTCGGTGTCGGGAACTATAAAAACGATTAATTCTTATGATATTGGAATAGGAAGTGCCGCAGGAGGTATTTATTCGAATGTGGCAGATATGTCGAAATGGATGATTACACGCCTGAATAAAGGGCAATATGGAGATGATTTGAAATCGTCATTATTCTCTTTAAAAAATCATGATGAAATGTGGCGTATACATACTGTTATGCCTGCAGATCCTAATCCCAGATACAATTCTCATTTTAACGGTTACGGTTTAGGATGGGGAATATCAGATGCGAAGGGAAATCTTAAGGTAGAACACACAGGTGGTTTGCCTGGAATGCTGTCTATTGTAACCCTGTTTCCTGATCTGAACTTAGGGATTGTTGTTTTAACTAATACCGAAAATGGTGGCGCCGGTCTTTTTATGGCAGTATCTAATACCATTGCAGACAGTTATTTAGGTTTGGATGATTTTGGCTGGACAGATAAAATGGCCGAATGGATGAGTCAGGATAAAAATACAAGTGATGATGTTACCATAAATACCTGGAAAAAAGTGACGGCTGCAAAAAACACGAAAGTAAATAATGAAGACTTTATTGGTATTTATGAAGATAGTTGGTTTGGAAAAGCAGAAGTATTTGTAAAAAACAAACAATTATGGATTAAATGTCTGCGTTCACCAAAATTAAACGGGCCTTTAGCTTTTTATGATACTAATACATTCGCTGTAAAATGGGAATATCAGGCAATGAACTGTGATGCTTTTGTAACGTTTTCGGTTGATGAAAAAGGTAAAGGGCAATCTATTAAGATGAAAGGAATCTCTCCAAATATTGATTTTAGTTTTGACTTTCAGGATTTAGACTTTAAAAGAGTAGAGAAATAA
- a CDS encoding SRPBCC family protein, with the protein MELKTKINAKDGQQDLVIKREFDLPLELLFKAYVEPEIVAQWMGTNVLKLESKKYGSYQFETTDPKGNVVFKANGVIHECIENQRITRTFEMENSPFAAQLEFLDFESVSEETSKLTMHIIYKSTDLRDQMLKLPFAQGMNMAHNRLQEITNKLK; encoded by the coding sequence ATGGAATTAAAAACAAAAATTAATGCCAAAGATGGTCAGCAGGATCTTGTGATTAAACGAGAGTTTGATCTTCCGTTAGAATTACTGTTCAAAGCTTATGTCGAACCTGAAATAGTAGCGCAATGGATGGGTACAAATGTGCTTAAACTCGAAAGTAAAAAGTACGGAAGTTATCAGTTTGAAACTACTGATCCTAAAGGAAATGTAGTTTTTAAAGCGAATGGCGTGATTCACGAATGCATCGAAAACCAAAGAATTACCCGCACATTTGAAATGGAAAATTCACCTTTTGCTGCCCAGCTTGAGTTTTTAGATTTCGAATCAGTTTCTGAGGAAACGAGTAAACTTACGATGCATATTATTTATAAATCGACAGATCTTCGTGATCAGATGCTAAAATTACCTTTTGCTCAAGGTATGAATATGGCGCACAATAGATTACAGGAAATTACAAACAAACTAAAATAA
- a CDS encoding cupin-like domain-containing protein — protein MAFDHYIQIERVEKLTKKEFIENYYKPQKPVIMTKQIEDWPAFSKWNFDFIREVAGNKTVPLYDSRKTDYTKKVNEPDFTMTMSEYIDILEKGPTDLRIFLYNLMKDVPLMKSDMHWPRLGIRLLKSMPLVFFGGQNAKVFMHYDIDFPNIFHVHFEGQKQCVLVDPKETKYMYRLPYSWLCNEDIDFDNPDFERFPALRKVKPYITTLNHGEMLYMPEGWWHYMKYLTPGFSLSLRSLAGRPSNLWKGFANVAIIRYYDNWMRKRKGQEWLDYKDAESIRRTNAELETSE, from the coding sequence ATGGCATTTGATCATTATATACAGATAGAAAGGGTTGAAAAACTAACAAAAAAAGAATTCATAGAAAACTATTACAAGCCACAAAAGCCTGTGATAATGACAAAGCAAATAGAGGACTGGCCAGCTTTTAGTAAATGGAATTTTGATTTTATCAGAGAAGTTGCAGGAAATAAAACAGTGCCTTTGTACGATAGCCGTAAAACCGATTATACCAAGAAAGTCAATGAGCCGGACTTTACGATGACAATGTCTGAATATATTGATATTCTTGAAAAAGGCCCAACCGATCTTCGTATCTTTTTGTATAATCTCATGAAAGACGTTCCTTTAATGAAGTCTGATATGCATTGGCCGCGTTTGGGAATAAGATTACTTAAAAGCATGCCGCTTGTTTTTTTTGGAGGTCAGAATGCCAAGGTATTTATGCATTATGACATTGATTTTCCTAATATTTTTCACGTTCATTTTGAAGGCCAAAAACAATGTGTCCTTGTCGATCCCAAAGAAACAAAATACATGTACCGACTGCCATATTCATGGTTGTGCAACGAAGATATAGATTTTGATAATCCTGATTTTGAACGTTTTCCGGCACTTAGAAAAGTCAAACCATACATTACCACTCTTAATCACGGCGAAATGCTCTATATGCCAGAAGGTTGGTGGCACTACATGAAATACCTTACACCGGGTTTTTCGCTGAGTTTAAGATCCCTCGCCGGAAGACCGTCTAATTTATGGAAAGGTTTTGCCAACGTCGCTATTATACGATATTATGATAACTGGATGAGAAAAAGAAAAGGGCAGGAATGGCTGGATTATAAAGATGCAGAATCTATTCGCAGAACAAATGCAGAACTGGAAACATCAGAATAA
- a CDS encoding ArsR/SmtB family transcription factor, with translation MEIRRDVFQAIADPTRRAILSLVAIQAMTPGVIAENFDSSRQTISKHIQILTECELLNQQQNGREIYYQTNAKKMKEVADFIEPFRKMWDDRFNTLETIMKNYKPKQ, from the coding sequence ATGGAAATTCGTAGAGATGTATTTCAGGCCATAGCCGACCCTACCCGCAGGGCAATATTAAGTTTAGTTGCGATACAAGCGATGACACCTGGTGTTATAGCAGAAAATTTCGATTCGTCGCGACAGACGATTTCAAAACACATTCAGATCCTTACAGAATGTGAATTATTAAACCAGCAACAAAACGGCAGAGAAATTTATTATCAGACTAATGCAAAGAAAATGAAAGAAGTAGCTGATTTTATAGAACCTTTTCGCAAAATGTGGGACGACCGATTTAATACATTAGAAACCATAATGAAAAACTACAAACCTAAACAATAA
- a CDS encoding YdeI/OmpD-associated family protein: MNPKVDFYFDEAKKWQKEQEELRNIVLDCQLTEELKWGCPCYTFQGNNIVLIHAFKEYFALLFFKGALLSDTNGILIQQSKNVQAARQIRFTNLQEIKDQKSILKTYIYQAIEVEKSGLKVKLKKTKEFEVAEEFQKKLDRDSKLDAAFKALTPGRQRAYLLHFSSPKQSKTRESRVEKAIDKILDGKGLNDDFKIK; the protein is encoded by the coding sequence ATGAATCCTAAAGTTGATTTTTATTTTGATGAAGCCAAAAAATGGCAAAAAGAACAAGAAGAACTGCGTAATATTGTTTTAGATTGTCAGTTAACTGAAGAACTCAAATGGGGCTGTCCTTGTTATACTTTTCAGGGCAATAATATTGTTTTGATACACGCTTTTAAAGAGTATTTTGCGCTTTTGTTTTTTAAAGGAGCTTTGTTAAGTGATACCAATGGAATTTTGATACAGCAATCTAAAAATGTTCAGGCAGCAAGACAAATAAGGTTTACGAATCTTCAGGAAATTAAAGATCAAAAATCGATTCTAAAAACTTATATTTATCAAGCGATTGAAGTTGAAAAATCGGGTCTAAAGGTGAAATTAAAGAAGACCAAAGAGTTTGAAGTTGCTGAAGAATTTCAAAAGAAATTAGATCGGGATTCAAAATTAGATGCTGCATTCAAAGCTTTAACTCCCGGACGACAAAGAGCTTATTTACTGCATTTTTCATCTCCAAAACAATCTAAAACAAGAGAATCAAGAGTGGAGAAAGCTATTGATAAGATTTTGGATGGAAAGGGACTGAATGACGATTTTAAAATAAAATAA
- a CDS encoding nuclear transport factor 2 family protein, producing the protein MRKVLLFISVILLSFNLNAQISDTTNDLALIEKTINLYLEGQATGDSTKVGSSFDDSWQLKYFADNEIKVVTKSKYIAGFQKHDRPKNWSARTVFVDITNNVAIAKVEISTPTLLFVDYFHFMKTNKGWLVVDKISARTPHKTVEATVAKAN; encoded by the coding sequence ATGAGAAAAGTACTTTTATTTATTTCCGTTATTCTTTTATCTTTTAACCTAAATGCTCAGATAAGCGATACTACAAACGACCTGGCTTTGATAGAAAAAACAATCAATTTGTATTTAGAAGGGCAAGCTACAGGAGATTCCACCAAAGTAGGCTCGTCATTTGATGATTCCTGGCAATTGAAATATTTCGCTGATAACGAAATTAAAGTGGTAACCAAATCAAAATATATTGCAGGTTTTCAAAAACACGACAGACCCAAAAATTGGTCGGCTCGAACTGTATTTGTCGATATAACAAATAATGTGGCTATTGCAAAAGTAGAGATCAGTACGCCAACGCTATTATTTGTAGATTACTTTCATTTCATGAAAACAAATAAGGGCTGGCTAGTTGTAGATAAAATTTCGGCTCGAACACCTCATAAAACAGTAGAAGCAACAGTTGCTAAAGCCAATTAA
- a CDS encoding helix-turn-helix domain-containing protein has protein sequence MIESNQLLFFFSALGAFNGFILSIYFAINAKTKNFTNYFLSLLLLVLSIRIIKSIFFYFNPHLSNIFIQIGLSACVLIGPFLFLYLKSYGNEKLNWKNHVLSYLTVITILGIFYPYVEHRAIWSRWIVCAIYSQWLIYIILSLKYLRPIFLKIKKRETLKRIDIWFLSIYFGVVVIWFSYSMAAYTSYIVGALSFTFVLYLIMLLLVFKTNSESTFFTEKEKYKNKEIDKETLDVIDQKLAVIIEKELFLNPNFSLEEAAKELKVTKHILSQYVNEVLGKSFSSLIKEYRIEKAKKLLETETNYTIENLGYDSGFNSKSAFFTAFKKTTGLTPAEYQKSYLK, from the coding sequence ATGATAGAGTCCAACCAGTTGCTTTTCTTTTTTAGTGCTTTAGGAGCTTTTAATGGTTTCATACTTTCGATATATTTTGCTATAAATGCCAAAACGAAAAATTTTACCAACTATTTTTTATCCTTACTCCTACTGGTTTTAAGCATTAGAATTATTAAATCAATATTTTTCTATTTTAATCCGCATTTGTCTAATATTTTTATTCAAATTGGGCTTTCTGCCTGCGTTCTCATTGGGCCTTTTCTTTTTTTATATCTAAAATCATATGGAAATGAAAAATTAAATTGGAAAAATCATGTCCTGTCCTACCTGACAGTAATAACCATTTTAGGAATTTTTTATCCTTATGTAGAGCATCGCGCAATTTGGAGCAGATGGATTGTATGTGCCATATATTCGCAATGGCTTATTTACATTATTTTATCTTTAAAATACCTTCGTCCAATTTTTCTAAAAATCAAGAAAAGGGAAACTTTAAAAAGAATAGATATTTGGTTTCTTAGTATTTATTTTGGTGTTGTAGTGATATGGTTTTCCTATAGCATGGCAGCTTATACTTCCTATATTGTTGGAGCCTTATCCTTTACGTTTGTTTTGTATTTAATTATGCTGCTTTTAGTTTTTAAAACCAATAGTGAATCAACTTTTTTTACTGAAAAAGAAAAATACAAGAACAAGGAAATTGACAAAGAAACTTTGGATGTAATAGATCAAAAATTAGCCGTAATAATTGAAAAAGAACTATTTCTTAATCCAAATTTTAGTCTTGAAGAAGCAGCGAAAGAATTAAAAGTGACCAAACATATTCTGTCTCAATACGTGAATGAAGTATTGGGCAAATCTTTTTCCAGCCTTATTAAAGAATATCGAATCGAAAAAGCAAAAAAGTTATTAGAAACCGAAACGAATTATACTATCGAAAATTTAGGTTACGATAGTGGTTTCAATTCAAAATCAGCTTTTTTTACTGCGTTTAAAAAAACAACCGGTTTGACCCCTGCAGAATATCAAAAATCATACTTAAAATGA
- a CDS encoding DoxX family protein has translation MTKRNKIIYWIATLWLALGMTVTGVVQLIKMKEEVDMMNHLGYPIYFLTILGIWKILGVIAVLIPKFTLLKEWAYAGFFFAMSGAIFSHLSCGDAPIALFGPLLLLILTIISWYFRPLERKLISVQS, from the coding sequence ATGACAAAAAGAAATAAAATTATCTACTGGATAGCTACTCTTTGGCTTGCATTAGGCATGACAGTAACCGGCGTAGTGCAATTAATAAAAATGAAAGAAGAAGTAGATATGATGAACCATTTGGGTTATCCAATCTATTTTTTGACCATTCTTGGAATTTGGAAAATATTAGGCGTAATCGCTGTATTAATTCCTAAATTTACTTTATTGAAAGAATGGGCTTATGCAGGATTCTTTTTTGCAATGTCTGGCGCTATTTTTTCTCATTTGTCTTGTGGCGATGCTCCTATTGCTTTATTTGGTCCGTTATTGTTGCTTATATTAACAATCATATCTTGGTATTTTAGACCTTTAGAAAGAAAACTTATTTCGGTTCAATCATAA
- a CDS encoding endonuclease V — MILAFDTYYYDGKAKTVCLEFTEWNQSENFKIHTEFIENIEEYIPGEFYKRELPCILSLLDKIDLTTIEAIIVDGFVYLDDEKKYGLGGRLYEKLNSKIPIIGVAKTNFTAIEKHKRALLRGDSKKPLYITSIGIELDDAFEKVALMAGEFRFPTLLKELDRLTKEL, encoded by the coding sequence ATGATATTAGCCTTCGATACGTATTACTACGACGGAAAAGCAAAAACGGTTTGCCTTGAATTTACAGAATGGAATCAAAGTGAAAATTTTAAAATTCACACTGAATTCATCGAGAATATAGAAGAATATATTCCGGGAGAATTTTATAAAAGAGAATTGCCTTGTATTCTCAGTTTATTAGATAAAATTGATTTAACAACTATTGAAGCCATTATTGTGGATGGTTTTGTGTATTTAGATGATGAAAAAAAATACGGTTTGGGTGGACGTTTATACGAAAAACTAAATAGTAAAATCCCGATTATTGGTGTTGCGAAAACAAATTTTACAGCTATCGAAAAACACAAACGAGCTCTTTTGAGAGGTGATAGCAAAAAGCCGTTATATATTACTTCTATTGGTATTGAATTAGATGATGCTTTTGAAAAAGTAGCACTAATGGCCGGTGAATTTAGATTCCCAACTTTGTTAAAAGAATTGGATCGATTGACGAAAGAATTGTAA
- a CDS encoding VOC family protein gives MQDSNNITHVTSNDKTPKVTGIGGVFFFSENQKETREWYAKNLGFDVNEWGSTFESRDFNNPDKINAVQWSPFKKGDEYFSPSRKDFMINYTVQNIEGLVNQLKENGVTVLDEIATYDYGKFVHIMDAEGNKIELWEPI, from the coding sequence ATGCAGGATTCAAATAACATAACACACGTCACTTCAAATGATAAGACGCCAAAAGTAACAGGAATTGGAGGTGTTTTTTTCTTTTCGGAAAATCAAAAGGAAACTAGAGAATGGTATGCCAAAAACTTAGGTTTTGATGTTAATGAATGGGGTTCGACTTTTGAATCCAGAGATTTTAATAATCCTGATAAAATAAATGCTGTACAATGGAGCCCTTTTAAGAAAGGTGATGAATACTTCTCCCCTTCCAGAAAAGATTTCATGATTAACTATACGGTTCAAAATATTGAAGGTCTTGTAAATCAGCTCAAAGAAAACGGTGTAACTGTTCTTGATGAAATTGCAACTTACGATTACGGTAAATTTGTACATATTATGGACGCAGAAGGCAATAAAATAGAACTTTGGGAACCAATTTAA
- a CDS encoding nuclear transport factor 2 family protein, translated as MNKIIIVLLVLTGLQPIYSQNKILFVTSNQDFYGSTKIPTANHFEEIVLPYDIFIKAGYTVDFVSPKGGAIPIGYINTSDILQKKYLYDGWFLDKLERTKKPSEIITDDYSAIFYSGGGAAMFGVAEDVTIQKIARSIYSKNGVIAAICHGTAGIAYLKDENQKSLYAGRKITGYPDIFENKEAAYYKAFPFSIDKAIKNNKGDFVYSAKGGDAFYKVDGRFVTGQDPTSGSNVANEVLKILKDNSKGTNAFLVSDLEKITEVLLDYIEGTANGQPERLRKVFDPNFNLYTVSKDTLWIRSGEQYISNIKKGEKTNRIGSIVSIDVENDTAMAKAEILIPNQRIFTDYFLILKYHGDWKIVHKSYSWRELPKTEKT; from the coding sequence ATGAATAAAATAATAATCGTATTACTTGTTCTTACAGGTTTACAGCCAATATATTCTCAAAACAAAATTTTGTTTGTAACCTCCAATCAGGATTTTTACGGAAGCACTAAAATCCCGACGGCGAATCATTTTGAAGAAATTGTCCTTCCTTATGATATATTTATAAAAGCCGGATATACAGTCGATTTTGTAAGTCCTAAAGGCGGAGCTATCCCAATTGGATATATTAATACATCTGATATTTTGCAAAAAAAGTATTTGTACGACGGTTGGTTTTTGGATAAACTGGAGCGTACCAAGAAACCAAGTGAAATTATAACCGATGATTATTCGGCAATTTTTTATAGCGGTGGCGGTGCCGCAATGTTTGGAGTTGCAGAGGATGTTACGATTCAAAAAATTGCAAGAAGCATTTATAGCAAGAATGGCGTAATTGCTGCCATTTGCCACGGAACTGCCGGAATTGCTTATTTGAAGGATGAAAACCAAAAATCTCTTTATGCCGGAAGAAAAATTACGGGATATCCGGATATATTCGAAAATAAAGAAGCAGCATATTACAAAGCATTTCCGTTTTCTATAGACAAAGCGATTAAAAATAATAAAGGCGATTTTGTATATTCTGCAAAAGGCGGAGATGCTTTTTATAAGGTCGATGGCAGATTTGTGACCGGTCAGGATCCTACTTCGGGTTCAAACGTAGCAAATGAGGTTCTTAAAATTTTAAAGGATAATTCTAAAGGTACTAATGCTTTTTTAGTGAGTGATTTAGAGAAAATTACAGAAGTATTACTCGACTATATTGAAGGTACTGCAAACGGACAACCCGAAAGATTACGCAAAGTTTTTGATCCTAATTTTAATTTATATACAGTTTCAAAAGATACTTTATGGATTCGCTCAGGAGAACAGTATATTTCGAACATAAAAAAAGGAGAAAAAACGAACAGAATTGGAAGCATCGTTTCTATTGATGTTGAGAACGATACAGCAATGGCAAAAGCAGAAATCTTAATACCCAATCAGCGAATTTTTACAGATTATTTTTTAATACTTAAGTATCATGGCGACTGGAAAATAGTACATAAAAGTTATTCCTGGAGAGAATTACCCAAAACAGAAAAAACATAA
- a CDS encoding DUF4256 domain-containing protein, whose protein sequence is MKNKLSPEQQEELLDVLEARFEKNMQRHKGIEWNKALAKLQANPDKLWSLDEMERTEGEPDVVGYDKKTDEYIFCDCAAESPKGRRSICYDHEALEKRKENKPADSALNMAEEMGIKILNEEQYKELQQLGKFDSKTSSWIETPSDIRKLGGALFSDFRYNTVFVYHNGADSYYAARGFRGLLRV, encoded by the coding sequence ATGAAAAATAAATTATCACCAGAACAGCAAGAGGAATTGCTTGATGTTTTAGAAGCTCGCTTTGAAAAGAATATGCAGCGCCATAAAGGTATTGAGTGGAATAAAGCGCTCGCAAAACTGCAAGCCAATCCGGATAAATTATGGTCTCTGGATGAAATGGAAAGAACTGAAGGAGAACCAGATGTAGTTGGTTATGATAAAAAAACAGATGAATATATATTTTGTGATTGTGCCGCCGAAAGTCCTAAAGGGCGCAGAAGTATATGTTACGACCACGAAGCTTTAGAAAAAAGAAAAGAAAATAAACCCGCAGATAGTGCCCTAAATATGGCGGAAGAAATGGGAATTAAAATCCTAAACGAAGAACAATACAAAGAACTTCAGCAACTGGGTAAATTTGACAGTAAAACCTCGAGCTGGATCGAAACGCCTTCTGATATCAGGAAATTAGGCGGTGCCCTATTCTCAGATTTTCGTTACAATACTGTTTTTGTTTATCATAACGGAGCAGATTCGTATTATGCCGCAAGGGGTTTTCGCGGATTGTTGCGTGTTTAA